A genomic window from Algoriphagus sp. Y33 includes:
- a CDS encoding ABC transporter permease, with protein sequence MWKNYLKIGLRVLKKNRLYTILNVVGLTMGISGFLMIMLFIQDEVNYDRFYPESESVFRITSHWGDYATASYATAPPSLGPRIQADIPEVEAVTRLLKWNDFTIQPGSGTNKDQIFREEKVYYAESNFFEVFDLNLLAGNKQRALADSKNVVITESLGQKYFGDVSSSEMVGKSILMGSNNPDLKQISAVVEDIPAQSHFHFDMLVFDPGMNAEIFDMESWSWSILYTYAKFPPDKQQVVAEKLDQLVATYVIPSLESGAENSDYNLQLMPVQDIHLNSHLLREHEANGYQSYIYIFSFVAAFVLLLACINFMNLATAKAGLRSMEVGVRKVMGSQKSQLIYQFLTEALLLVLISVAISLVIVTLSNEPFNQISGKNLKFDLMTNSMIIWMIPVWVVILTMLSGFYPAFYLSSFKPLQIIKRQLSVGKNSHNFRNGLVVFQFATSLTLIICTLLVQRQMSFIQNSDPGFDRDQLVIIHNDGEIQNSQRDDFKGHFVSSSNVQSLSFSTGIPMSGQFQMRSFKIPTSDLEQGMNWYEADASYLDTYQFSLLKGRNFGETPGADQSKIVINEMAAKQLGISADPIGQLVIKNEGENDEATLEVIGLVEDFNFETFRNEIKPLVIEYMHDYFLRDYISVKVQGGNIVAGVDELNVAWKQFEPRVPMNYSFLDEDFGRLYASEMKMANLLQVLTGISILIACLGLFGLTAYTTELRNKEIGIRKVFGATLPEIFMMLSASYFKLILISMLIAVPLALVFMNRWLEEFAYKTGIEIWVILAAALACFGLALATIFFQTYKSIRANPVKTLKSE encoded by the coding sequence ATGTGGAAAAACTACCTTAAAATCGGCTTGAGAGTCCTAAAGAAAAACAGGCTGTATACTATTTTAAATGTAGTAGGGTTGACGATGGGGATTTCAGGTTTTTTGATGATTATGCTCTTTATTCAGGATGAAGTGAATTACGACCGTTTTTATCCTGAATCAGAATCAGTCTTTCGGATTACATCCCATTGGGGGGATTATGCTACAGCAAGTTATGCTACGGCTCCACCTTCCCTTGGCCCGAGAATCCAGGCTGATATTCCTGAAGTGGAAGCTGTCACCCGTTTGTTGAAATGGAATGACTTCACGATTCAGCCCGGTTCTGGAACTAATAAAGATCAAATCTTCCGGGAGGAAAAAGTCTATTACGCCGAATCCAACTTTTTTGAAGTTTTTGACCTTAATCTTCTGGCAGGAAATAAGCAACGGGCACTGGCCGATTCCAAAAATGTAGTTATCACAGAGAGTCTCGGACAGAAGTATTTTGGCGATGTTTCTTCTTCAGAAATGGTAGGAAAATCTATTCTGATGGGTAGCAATAATCCTGATCTAAAGCAGATCTCTGCCGTGGTGGAGGATATTCCTGCGCAGTCACATTTTCATTTTGATATGCTCGTGTTTGATCCGGGCATGAACGCCGAGATATTTGACATGGAAAGCTGGTCTTGGTCGATTCTTTATACGTACGCCAAATTCCCGCCCGATAAACAGCAAGTTGTGGCTGAAAAACTAGACCAGCTGGTAGCAACGTATGTGATTCCTTCCCTGGAGTCTGGGGCAGAGAACTCTGATTATAACTTGCAATTAATGCCGGTGCAGGACATTCATTTGAACTCACACTTACTACGGGAGCATGAGGCAAACGGCTACCAGAGTTACATTTACATTTTCTCCTTTGTGGCGGCATTTGTGCTGCTGTTGGCTTGTATTAATTTCATGAATTTGGCTACGGCCAAAGCCGGGCTTCGCTCAATGGAAGTAGGTGTGCGCAAGGTCATGGGTTCGCAGAAATCCCAGCTGATCTATCAGTTTCTCACTGAGGCGCTTTTGTTGGTTCTGATCAGTGTGGCGATTTCTTTGGTGATTGTGACACTTTCAAATGAGCCCTTTAATCAGATTTCCGGGAAAAATCTGAAGTTTGATCTCATGACAAACAGCATGATCATTTGGATGATACCGGTCTGGGTAGTCATCTTGACTATGCTTTCAGGTTTTTACCCTGCATTTTACCTTTCTTCCTTTAAGCCACTTCAGATAATCAAACGGCAGTTGTCAGTTGGGAAAAACTCCCACAATTTCCGAAATGGACTCGTGGTTTTTCAGTTTGCAACTTCACTCACCCTGATCATTTGTACGCTTCTGGTGCAGCGCCAGATGAGTTTTATCCAGAATTCTGATCCGGGTTTTGATCGGGATCAATTGGTGATCATTCATAATGATGGGGAAATTCAAAATTCCCAGCGGGATGATTTCAAAGGACATTTTGTCTCCAGTTCAAATGTGCAATCGCTGAGCTTTTCTACGGGAATTCCCATGTCCGGGCAATTTCAGATGCGCTCTTTTAAAATCCCGACCAGCGATTTGGAGCAAGGCATGAATTGGTATGAGGCGGATGCATCCTATTTGGATACGTATCAATTTAGCTTATTGAAAGGTAGAAACTTTGGTGAAACGCCCGGAGCCGATCAAAGTAAGATAGTCATCAATGAAATGGCTGCAAAACAACTGGGGATTTCAGCTGATCCAATAGGTCAGTTGGTCATCAAAAATGAAGGTGAAAACGATGAGGCTACACTCGAAGTTATAGGCTTGGTGGAAGACTTTAACTTTGAAACTTTTCGGAATGAAATCAAGCCGCTGGTGATCGAATACATGCACGATTATTTTCTCAGGGATTATATATCTGTGAAAGTACAAGGCGGGAATATCGTGGCAGGAGTGGATGAGCTGAACGTGGCTTGGAAGCAATTTGAGCCAAGAGTACCGATGAATTACAGTTTCTTGGATGAGGATTTTGGGAGACTGTATGCCTCCGAAATGAAAATGGCAAACCTGCTTCAGGTCTTGACAGGCATTTCCATTTTGATTGCATGCTTGGGGTTATTTGGATTGACGGCTTATACCACTGAATTGAGAAACAAGGAAATCGGAATCCGAAAGGTATTTGGAGCAACGCTTCCTGAGATATTCATGATGCTTTCGGCTTCCTATTTCAAGTTGATTCTGATCTCCATGCTAATCGCGGTACCGCTGGCTTTGGTATTTATGAATCGCTGGCTGGAGGAGTTTGCCTATAAAACCGGTATAGAGATTTGGGTGATTTTGGCTGCGGCGCTGGCTTGTTTTGGATTGGCTTTGGCGACGATATTCTTCCAAACCTATAAAAGCATCCGCGCAAATCCTGTGAAGACGCTGAAGAGTGAGTGA